A part of Marinobacter psychrophilus genomic DNA contains:
- a CDS encoding TRAP transporter small permease subunit — protein sequence MNPIKIIEAINLAVGKLFSFFVFIGMAIVVYEVIARYVFNAPSVWAPGYTQRVFAGYFILIGAYTLIKGGHVRVDIFLNTRSLRWNAFADVINYIALVIWTMALTYEAWFYFQDAWMFNELDASALRHPMWPVNLTLLVGSALILIQGLSGIFTSSLQFIKPKQQSEG from the coding sequence ATGAACCCCATAAAAATCATCGAAGCAATAAATCTAGCGGTTGGAAAACTATTTAGTTTTTTTGTCTTCATTGGCATGGCGATCGTTGTTTACGAAGTGATAGCCAGATACGTTTTTAACGCTCCTTCTGTGTGGGCGCCAGGCTATACACAACGTGTATTCGCTGGTTATTTTATTTTAATTGGAGCTTATACCCTTATAAAAGGGGGTCATGTGCGGGTTGATATTTTCTTAAATACTCGGTCACTTAGATGGAATGCCTTTGCTGATGTCATTAATTATATTGCACTTGTGATATGGACAATGGCTCTTACCTACGAAGCTTGGTTTTATTTTCAAGATGCTTGGATGTTCAATGAGCTGGACGCTAGCGCTTTACGCCACCCCATGTGGCCGGTTAATTTGACGCTATTAGTTGGATCAGCGTTGATCCTGATTCAGGGATTAAGCGGAATTTTCACGTCCAGTCTTCAATTCATCAAACCAAAACAACAAAGCGAAGGGTAA
- a CDS encoding TRAP transporter large permease encodes MSPELLTAGMFGLLLVLILAGVSLAFALGSVAVIFTVIMNGTSGLFPILSATFGSMWSISLAAIPLFVIMGVSLGKSKIASDLYRAFYLWSGKLNGGLLIGTTGFASLLSAMTGSCAASTLTTGMVGMPAMERHNYDKRLVLGTIGAAGTLGILIPPSITLIVIGMTTGLSIGKLFMGGLIAGIGMLLVILAYVILIANLQPEKAPASEESIPFIEKIRSLRSIVLPIAIVAIVLLSIFLGMATPTEAAAVGAAAVLIAIAVRGEFSWSFIKDVSYSTASMSGMVIWIIFGASAFVSVYSAANGINFVQSFLLSLELSPWLLIVIMQIAGFVLGMFLDPIGIILLVMPIFMPVVIELGFDPIWFAVIFQLNLCVGYISPPFGYNIFYLKTLSPKTPILELYKSVLPFVVIMILFGVFLLAFPSIITEGVKILT; translated from the coding sequence ATGTCTCCAGAATTGCTAACCGCTGGTATGTTTGGCTTGTTGCTCGTTCTTATTCTTGCAGGTGTGTCACTTGCATTCGCTCTAGGTTCAGTTGCAGTCATTTTTACAGTCATCATGAATGGAACAAGCGGACTTTTCCCTATTTTATCTGCAACATTTGGAAGTATGTGGTCAATTTCTTTAGCCGCCATCCCACTGTTTGTGATAATGGGGGTCTCACTTGGAAAATCTAAGATTGCCTCTGATCTCTACAGAGCCTTCTATCTGTGGTCTGGCAAACTTAACGGGGGACTACTGATTGGCACAACCGGGTTTGCTTCTCTTCTTTCTGCTATGACCGGTAGCTGTGCAGCTTCTACATTGACGACAGGCATGGTGGGTATGCCAGCAATGGAACGCCACAATTACGACAAAAGGCTTGTGCTAGGCACTATTGGAGCGGCAGGCACATTGGGAATACTTATTCCACCTTCGATTACATTGATTGTGATTGGTATGACTACGGGCCTTTCGATCGGCAAATTGTTTATGGGGGGGCTGATTGCTGGGATAGGAATGTTGCTCGTTATTCTGGCTTATGTCATTTTGATCGCCAACCTTCAGCCAGAGAAAGCCCCCGCATCGGAAGAAAGTATCCCATTCATAGAGAAAATTCGCTCTTTGCGCTCTATTGTTCTTCCAATTGCAATTGTAGCGATTGTACTGCTTTCCATTTTTCTTGGCATGGCCACACCAACAGAGGCCGCAGCGGTTGGTGCGGCTGCCGTATTGATTGCTATTGCTGTTCGCGGGGAGTTTAGCTGGAGTTTCATTAAAGACGTCAGTTATTCAACCGCCTCCATGAGTGGCATGGTTATCTGGATTATTTTTGGCGCAAGCGCATTTGTATCAGTTTACTCGGCAGCCAATGGGATAAATTTTGTACAGTCTTTCCTGTTGTCGCTTGAGTTATCCCCCTGGCTTTTGATTGTAATAATGCAAATAGCTGGATTTGTTTTAGGGATGTTTCTCGATCCTATTGGTATTATATTGTTGGTCATGCCTATATTCATGCCAGTTGTTATTGAATTAGGTTTTGACCCAATTTGGTTTGCCGTTATATTCCAGCTTAACTTGTGCGTAGGATATATTTCTCCGCCGTTTGGATATAACATATTTTATCTGAAGACGTTAAGCCCAAAAACTCCCATTCTAGAGCTTTATAAAAGCGTGCTTCCTTTTGTTGTGATAATGATTTTGTTTGGCGTTTTCTTATTGGCATTTCCGAGCATTATCACTGAAGGCGTTAAAATACTCACGTAG
- a CDS encoding long-chain fatty acid--CoA ligase, with protein MRGLMMDAPLSITTIMCHAQTTAANTKLISRRADGSVCRLTYHQAFVRIAKLANALDCLNLNADARVGTLAWNDNRHFELHYAVPCSGRICHTINPKLFSEQIKFIINDAEDEALFIDPQFIPVIEDMMDQLPSVKHWIALCSADSLPISKLPNLKSYESLLACEKSIYDWPFLDENRASNLCYTSGTTGDPKGVLGSHRSIVLQCMSQNMASNLGLTSEDAVMPMVPMFHVNAWCMPYSAPMAGAALVLPGPNVSDASAMVDLINQEKVTFSLAVPTLWSGINQYLKSSGVSIPSLVRGVTGGAAGSLKLYEEMDSHGVTLENGWGMTELSPIGSYNRQLSWHHQLQDDARIEQRLKSGRPLFGVQMRIVDEDGNSLPHDGHTTGVLEIRGPWTCSAYYGKAQEHDWFNTGDVATIDPNGYMRITDRVKDVIKSGGEWISSIEIENVVMSHPGVREAVVIGIAHQHWSERPLLIVVPNDNNPVLTPGELLSYLEGKVPKWWIPNACEFVETLPHTATGKVSKKMLREDFNHYQWS; from the coding sequence TTGCGAGGCTTAATGATGGATGCTCCGCTGAGCATCACAACGATAATGTGTCATGCGCAAACGACCGCAGCGAATACCAAGCTTATTTCCCGTCGGGCAGACGGCAGTGTCTGTAGGCTGACGTATCATCAGGCTTTTGTAAGAATTGCAAAACTGGCAAATGCGTTGGATTGCTTAAATCTGAACGCAGATGCGAGAGTGGGAACCTTAGCCTGGAACGACAATCGGCATTTTGAACTGCATTATGCTGTTCCGTGCAGCGGCCGTATCTGCCATACGATCAATCCGAAATTATTTTCTGAGCAAATCAAGTTTATAATTAATGATGCAGAGGACGAGGCGCTTTTCATTGATCCTCAATTTATTCCTGTAATTGAGGATATGATGGATCAGCTTCCATCTGTTAAGCACTGGATAGCGCTTTGCTCTGCTGATAGTTTACCTATAAGTAAATTACCAAATCTGAAGTCTTATGAAAGCCTTCTTGCTTGCGAAAAAAGCATCTATGACTGGCCATTTCTAGACGAAAATAGAGCCAGCAATCTCTGCTATACCTCGGGCACCACGGGTGATCCCAAGGGTGTTCTCGGCAGTCATCGCAGTATTGTTTTGCAGTGCATGTCTCAAAATATGGCCAGTAATCTAGGCCTCACATCCGAAGACGCAGTAATGCCAATGGTGCCAATGTTCCATGTTAATGCGTGGTGCATGCCATATAGCGCACCGATGGCCGGCGCTGCACTGGTTCTTCCTGGCCCGAATGTGTCCGACGCCTCCGCAATGGTTGACCTTATCAATCAAGAGAAGGTTACGTTTTCACTTGCTGTGCCAACCTTGTGGAGTGGCATTAACCAATATCTGAAAAGCTCAGGCGTTAGCATACCCAGCCTTGTTAGAGGCGTTACTGGTGGTGCAGCAGGCTCACTCAAGCTGTATGAAGAAATGGATAGCCACGGCGTCACGCTGGAGAATGGCTGGGGAATGACCGAGCTCAGCCCTATCGGCAGCTACAATCGACAATTATCTTGGCATCATCAGCTCCAAGACGACGCTCGTATAGAACAGCGCCTCAAGTCTGGACGGCCTTTGTTTGGCGTTCAAATGCGCATTGTTGATGAAGACGGCAACAGCCTACCTCATGACGGCCATACAACTGGCGTGCTTGAAATTCGTGGCCCATGGACATGCAGCGCCTATTATGGAAAAGCCCAGGAACACGACTGGTTCAACACCGGTGACGTTGCAACCATCGATCCTAACGGTTACATGCGCATAACAGACCGAGTGAAAGATGTGATCAAGTCGGGCGGGGAATGGATTAGTTCTATCGAAATAGAAAACGTAGTTATGTCTCATCCTGGAGTGCGCGAAGCGGTTGTGATTGGAATAGCCCACCAGCACTGGAGTGAACGTCCCCTCTTGATTGTAGTCCCAAATGATAATAACCCAGTATTAACACCCGGCGAGCTGCTTAGTTATCTGGAAGGAAAAGTTCCAAAGTGGTGGATTCCAAACGCGTGCGAATTTGTTGAAACGCTGCCTCATACAGCCACAGGAAAGGTAAGTAAAAAAATGTTGAGAGAGGATTTCAACCATTACCAGTGGAGCTAG